A genomic stretch from uncultured Cohaesibacter sp. includes:
- the prfA gene encoding peptide chain release factor 1, whose amino-acid sequence MVGVSIPLGRVEALIQRFDAVSAEMAAGPEPDVYVKLSRDYAELEPVAIKSRDYLAALKELEDLQEILNDPEMDADMRELAHEDVKPTEEKIEDLAAELQILLLPKDAADNKSAILEVRAGTGGDEAALFAGDLFRMYQRYAEIHGWKVSVMSVSEGDMGGYKEIIASVSGVGVFAKMKYESGVHRVQRVPETESGGRIHTSAATVAVLPEAEEVDIDIRPDDIRIDTMRASGAGGQHVNTTDSAVRITHLPTGIVVTSSEKSQHQNRANAMKVLQARLYEAERDRAANERSEARRGQVGSGDRSERIRTYNFPQGRVTDHRINLTLYKLDKVLAGEALGELIDALIAENQAQLLAAVEEGAV is encoded by the coding sequence ATGGTTGGTGTTTCCATTCCGCTTGGGCGCGTTGAGGCCCTCATTCAACGGTTTGATGCCGTGTCGGCTGAAATGGCTGCGGGGCCAGAGCCTGATGTCTATGTCAAGCTGAGCCGGGATTATGCAGAGCTGGAGCCGGTGGCCATCAAGTCCCGCGATTATCTCGCAGCGCTCAAGGAGCTTGAAGATCTTCAGGAGATCCTGAACGATCCGGAGATGGATGCCGATATGCGTGAGCTAGCGCATGAAGACGTCAAGCCTACCGAAGAGAAGATCGAGGACCTGGCTGCAGAGCTGCAAATTCTGCTTTTGCCAAAGGATGCGGCAGATAACAAGAGTGCCATTCTGGAAGTGCGGGCCGGCACGGGCGGCGATGAGGCGGCCTTGTTTGCCGGTGATCTGTTTCGCATGTATCAACGCTATGCTGAGATTCATGGTTGGAAGGTTTCTGTCATGTCTGTCAGCGAAGGCGATATGGGCGGCTATAAGGAAATCATTGCCAGTGTCTCGGGCGTGGGTGTTTTCGCTAAGATGAAGTATGAATCCGGGGTGCATCGCGTGCAGCGCGTGCCGGAAACCGAGTCCGGCGGACGCATTCATACCTCTGCGGCCACTGTCGCGGTGTTGCCTGAAGCCGAAGAGGTGGATATTGATATCCGCCCTGATGACATTCGCATTGATACCATGCGCGCGTCTGGTGCCGGTGGGCAGCATGTGAACACGACAGACTCGGCGGTGCGCATCACCCACTTGCCAACGGGTATCGTGGTGACTTCTTCTGAAAAATCCCAGCACCAGAACCGCGCCAATGCGATGAAGGTGTTGCAGGCCCGTCTTTACGAGGCTGAGCGGGATCGGGCAGCCAACGAGCGGTCTGAAGCACGGCGCGGGCAGGTGGGGTCCGGGGATCGGTCCGAGCGCATTCGCACCTATAACTTCCCGCAAGGGCGCGTGACGGATCATCGCATCAACCTGACGCTCTACAAGCTGGACAAGGTTCTGGCGGGTGAAGCGCTGGGCGAATTGATCGATGCGCTGATTGCTGAAAATCAGGCGCAATTGTTGGCCGCTGTCGAAGAGGGTGCGGTCTAG
- the grxC gene encoding glutaredoxin 3, with product MAEVVIYTRKMCGFCTAAKKLLSDKGVAFLELDATFDFDIKQEMMKKSGRRTFPQIFIDEEHVGGCDDLFALDKAGKLDELLAA from the coding sequence ATGGCAGAAGTTGTTATTTATACGCGAAAAATGTGCGGATTTTGCACTGCAGCCAAAAAACTGCTTTCAGACAAAGGGGTTGCCTTTCTAGAGCTGGATGCGACCTTTGATTTTGATATCAAACAGGAAATGATGAAAAAATCCGGACGCCGCACCTTTCCGCAGATCTTCATTGATGAAGAACATGTGGGGGGATGTGATGATCTGTTTGCCCTTGACAAGGCGGGTAAACTGGACGAGCTGCTCGCAGCCTGA
- the ubiG gene encoding bifunctional 2-polyprenyl-6-hydroxyphenol methylase/3-demethylubiquinol 3-O-methyltransferase UbiG encodes MTSQSKQESQTKATTVDDEEIARFSAMAQEWWNPKGKFRPLHKFNPTRVAYLREKLMSHFDLDGKAKTPLEGLDILDVGCGGGLLCEPLCRLGANVVGVDASETNIGIAATHAKESDLAISYRATTAESLVMEGAKFDVVLTMEVVEHVSDVDLFISECASMVKPGGLMVIATLNRTLKSHALAIVGAEYILRWLPVGTHSWDKFVTPDELERALAPTGLDVVEKVGVTYNPLFDKWSRSKDLDVNYMVLCSRKASQ; translated from the coding sequence ATGACATCCCAGAGCAAGCAGGAATCGCAAACCAAAGCAACAACGGTTGATGATGAAGAAATTGCCCGTTTTTCTGCTATGGCTCAGGAATGGTGGAACCCCAAGGGCAAATTTCGCCCCCTGCATAAATTCAACCCGACACGCGTCGCCTATCTACGCGAAAAGCTCATGAGCCATTTCGACCTTGATGGAAAGGCCAAAACCCCGCTTGAAGGCCTTGATATTCTTGATGTCGGCTGCGGCGGAGGCCTGTTGTGTGAACCTCTCTGCCGACTGGGCGCCAATGTCGTCGGCGTGGATGCCTCGGAAACCAACATCGGCATTGCGGCCACCCACGCAAAGGAAAGCGATCTGGCCATCTCTTACCGGGCAACAACGGCAGAAAGCCTTGTTATGGAAGGTGCCAAGTTCGATGTCGTCCTCACGATGGAAGTGGTCGAACATGTCTCTGATGTCGATCTGTTCATTTCAGAATGCGCCAGCATGGTGAAACCGGGTGGGCTGATGGTCATTGCCACGCTCAACCGGACGCTCAAATCCCACGCTTTGGCCATCGTGGGGGCCGAATATATCCTGCGCTGGTTGCCCGTCGGCACCCATAGCTGGGACAAATTCGTAACACCGGATGAATTGGAACGCGCTCTCGCCCCGACCGGACTGGATGTCGTTGAAAAGGTCGGCGTTACCTACAACCCATTATTTGACAAATGGTCCCGCTCCAAAGATCTTGACGTCAACTATATGGTCCTTTGTTCACGCAAAGCGTCACAGTAA
- a CDS encoding aspartate kinase, translated as MARLVMKFGGTSVADIERIRRVARHVKREVDAGNQVAVVVSAMAGKTNELVGWVQEASPLYDAREYDTVVSSGEQVTSGLLALTLQNMGVDARSWLGWQIPFKTNGVHGAARIEEIDGSVLIERLEMNQVAVVAGFQGIAPDNRISTLGRGGSDTSAVAIAAAINADRCDIYTDVDGVYTTDPRIVPEARRLEHISFEEMLEMASLGAKVMQVRSVEMAMVHNVRTFVRSSFVEPDAPELMNTDQPIGTLICDEDEIVEKQVVTGIAFSKDEAQISLRRLEDKPGIAAHVFGPLSEANINVDMIVQNISEDGTITDMTFTVPKGDFERAKDVLEQARGNINYNMLQGSTDVVKVSVIGIGMRSHAGVASKAFKALADKGINIRAITTSEIKISILIDDEYAELAVRALHSLYGLDEK; from the coding sequence ATGGCTCGTCTTGTCATGAAGTTCGGGGGTACGTCTGTTGCTGATATTGAGCGCATCAGACGCGTTGCCCGACATGTGAAGCGTGAAGTGGATGCAGGAAATCAGGTAGCCGTTGTGGTTTCTGCCATGGCTGGCAAAACCAACGAGCTGGTTGGTTGGGTGCAGGAAGCTTCTCCCCTCTATGATGCGCGTGAATATGATACCGTTGTGTCCTCAGGCGAACAGGTGACATCGGGGCTTCTCGCTTTGACCCTGCAGAATATGGGTGTTGATGCCCGCTCCTGGCTTGGGTGGCAAATTCCTTTTAAAACCAATGGTGTGCATGGCGCCGCTCGCATTGAAGAGATCGACGGATCGGTTTTGATCGAGCGTCTTGAAATGAACCAGGTTGCGGTTGTGGCCGGGTTTCAGGGCATTGCGCCGGATAACCGCATTTCGACATTGGGGCGTGGCGGATCTGACACCAGTGCGGTGGCAATTGCTGCGGCTATCAATGCGGATCGTTGCGACATCTACACTGATGTGGACGGGGTTTATACCACCGATCCGCGCATTGTGCCTGAAGCACGGCGGCTTGAGCATATCTCATTTGAGGAAATGCTGGAAATGGCATCGCTCGGCGCAAAGGTCATGCAGGTGCGTTCTGTTGAAATGGCGATGGTGCATAATGTGCGTACATTCGTGCGGTCCTCTTTTGTCGAGCCAGACGCGCCAGAGCTTATGAATACGGACCAGCCCATCGGAACTTTGATCTGTGATGAGGATGAGATTGTGGAAAAACAGGTTGTAACCGGAATTGCCTTCTCAAAAGACGAAGCGCAAATTTCTCTGCGCCGGCTCGAAGACAAGCCGGGTATCGCTGCACATGTCTTTGGTCCTCTTTCAGAGGCCAACATCAATGTCGACATGATCGTTCAGAATATTTCTGAAGATGGTACGATCACCGACATGACTTTCACTGTGCCCAAAGGGGACTTTGAGCGGGCCAAGGATGTGCTTGAGCAGGCGCGTGGCAATATCAACTATAACATGCTGCAGGGCTCGACCGATGTCGTGAAGGTGTCCGTGATCGGTATCGGCATGCGCAGTCATGCTGGCGTTGCCTCCAAGGCCTTCAAGGCTCTGGCAGACAAAGGCATCAATATCCGCGCTATCACGACGTCCGAAATCAAGATTTCCATTCTGATAGATGACGAATATGCAGAGCTGGCAGTGCGTGCGCTGCACTCGCTTTATGGGCTGGATGAGAAATAG
- the ptsP gene encoding phosphoenolpyruvate--protein phosphotransferase, with the protein MRGNLAGPRILLRRLRETMAKPTDAQERLNEIVRLIAANMVAEVCSVYVLRSDNLLELYATEGLNPLAVHETRLQVGEGLVGHIASEARILNLSEPQEHPAFAYRPETGEEIYHAFLGVPILRSGRTLGVLVVQNKTQRVYSDEEVEALQTTAMVLAELIASGELKGMSGPGADLDLVRPLRLEGLSMAEGLGLGRVVLHEPRIVVTNLIAEDAQAEEKRLEAAIEHLRLSVDDLLNRDDISHVGEHRDILEAYRMFAYDRGWVRRMVEAIHTGLTAEAAVERVQSDTRARLMRSTDPYLRDRLHDFDDLANRLMRKLAGDQLSDKNGEKPSDSIIVARNMGAAELLDYGRDRVRGLVLEEGAPTSHVVIVARALGIPTVGQVSTAVNLCEDGDPIIVDGDTGHVHMRPPADVEASYVDQVKFRAHRQEQYRKLRDKPAVTKDGVSVDLYMNAGLLVDLPNMTGAGAKGIGLFRTELQFMVAASFPRMREQEKVYRQVLDSAAEMPVTFRSLDVGGDKVLAFLRMAAEENPAMGWRAIRLGLDRPGLLRTQMRALLHAAAGRSLRLMFPMITDVFEFEEAKGLFMREVAHLERHGHEKPKKIQLGAMLEVPSLLFQLDALLDRADFISIGTNDLHQFMMACDRGNTRLSGRYSSLTPSFLRALKSIVDKCAEKGVPVTVCGELAGRATGAMALLAIGYRRLSMAPSSVGPVKAMLLDLPLEQLEAEFSEALAKAVHADEIKQFLQDFAGRYNIHIPAGNL; encoded by the coding sequence ATGCGGGGAAATCTGGCTGGGCCGCGTATCCTTCTTCGGCGCCTTCGCGAGACGATGGCTAAGCCGACTGATGCGCAGGAACGATTAAACGAAATTGTGCGATTGATCGCGGCCAACATGGTGGCCGAGGTTTGCTCTGTTTATGTCCTGCGTTCCGATAATCTGCTGGAACTTTATGCAACCGAAGGTCTCAACCCGTTGGCGGTGCACGAAACGCGCCTGCAGGTGGGAGAAGGTCTGGTCGGTCATATCGCGTCCGAAGCCCGCATTCTTAATCTTTCCGAGCCGCAGGAGCATCCAGCCTTTGCCTATCGCCCTGAAACGGGCGAGGAAATCTACCATGCCTTTCTGGGTGTGCCGATCCTTAGGTCTGGCCGAACGCTGGGCGTTTTGGTTGTTCAGAACAAGACGCAACGTGTCTATTCCGATGAGGAAGTCGAGGCGCTGCAAACCACTGCAATGGTGCTGGCCGAGCTGATCGCTTCGGGTGAGCTCAAGGGCATGTCTGGCCCCGGCGCCGATCTCGATCTGGTGCGGCCGCTGCGGCTCGAAGGGCTGTCCATGGCCGAGGGCCTTGGTCTGGGGCGCGTGGTGCTGCATGAACCACGGATCGTTGTCACCAATCTGATTGCCGAGGATGCGCAGGCCGAGGAAAAGCGGCTTGAAGCGGCGATCGAGCATTTGCGCCTGTCCGTGGATGATCTGCTCAATCGCGACGACATTTCACATGTCGGCGAGCATCGCGACATTCTGGAAGCCTACCGCATGTTCGCCTATGACCGCGGTTGGGTGCGCCGGATGGTTGAGGCGATCCACACGGGCCTGACGGCTGAAGCTGCTGTTGAACGTGTGCAGAGTGATACACGCGCGCGGTTGATGCGCTCCACCGATCCCTATTTGCGGGATCGTTTGCATGATTTCGACGATCTTGCCAATCGGCTGATGCGTAAGCTTGCGGGCGACCAACTCTCTGACAAAAATGGCGAAAAGCCGAGCGATTCCATTATCGTAGCCCGCAATATGGGGGCTGCAGAATTGCTCGATTACGGGCGGGATCGGGTGCGTGGGCTTGTGCTTGAAGAAGGCGCGCCCACCAGTCATGTGGTGATTGTTGCCAGGGCACTGGGCATTCCTACGGTCGGGCAGGTTTCGACGGCGGTCAACCTGTGTGAAGATGGCGATCCGATCATCGTTGATGGCGATACCGGCCATGTGCATATGCGCCCTCCGGCAGATGTCGAGGCGTCTTATGTGGATCAGGTCAAATTCCGCGCCCATCGACAAGAGCAATATCGCAAGCTGCGCGACAAGCCTGCCGTCACCAAGGACGGCGTTTCGGTTGACCTTTACATGAATGCTGGTCTGCTGGTCGATCTGCCCAATATGACGGGGGCTGGGGCCAAGGGAATCGGGCTGTTCCGCACAGAGCTGCAATTCATGGTCGCGGCCAGCTTCCCGCGTATGCGCGAACAGGAAAAGGTATATCGGCAGGTGCTGGACAGTGCCGCCGAGATGCCTGTAACCTTCCGCTCTCTTGATGTTGGGGGCGACAAGGTTCTTGCCTTTTTGCGCATGGCGGCTGAAGAAAATCCGGCCATGGGCTGGCGCGCCATACGGCTCGGGCTGGATCGCCCTGGATTGCTGCGCACCCAGATGCGTGCCTTGTTGCATGCAGCTGCCGGTCGGTCGCTGCGCCTGATGTTCCCCATGATCACCGATGTCTTCGAATTTGAGGAAGCCAAAGGCCTCTTCATGCGCGAAGTGGCTCATCTGGAACGTCATGGCCATGAAAAGCCCAAGAAAATCCAACTTGGCGCAATGCTGGAAGTGCCTTCCTTGCTGTTTCAGCTGGATGCCTTGCTTGATCGTGCCGATTTTATTTCGATCGGCACGAACGATCTGCATCAGTTCATGATGGCTTGTGATCGGGGCAATACACGGCTTTCGGGTCGTTACAGCTCTTTGACACCCTCTTTTCTGCGCGCCCTGAAGAGCATTGTCGACAAGTGTGCTGAAAAAGGGGTGCCGGTTACCGTATGCGGGGAACTGGCTGGCCGGGCAACCGGAGCGATGGCCCTGTTGGCCATTGGTTATCGTCGCCTGTCTATGGCGCCGTCCTCGGTGGGGCCGGTCAAGGCGATGCTGCTGGATCTGCCGCTTGAGCAGCTGGAAGCGGAATTTTCTGAGGCTCTTGCCAAAGCTGTGCATGCCGATGAAATCAAGCAATTCCTGCAGGATTTTGCTGGGCGTTACAACATTCATATTCCGGCCGGAAATCTTTAG
- the prmC gene encoding peptide chain release factor N(5)-glutamine methyltransferase — translation MRLDQMIAEMSKALAEEGIDTARLDARLLACHGLGLSETDAILQFDRMLQTDEIALLDGLLKRRLTREPIAHILGYREFWGLPFNVTPDTLVPRPDSETLVAGVLDAVECKKAPLSIVDIGTGTGCLLLSLLSELPNAYGIGSDISPAALKVARQNAQDLALSQRSAFLCASYGDAFAGGMDILISNPPYLAADEMDDIEKDVAAYDPTNALVSGETGLEAYEALFSTIATWHEKPSIMAFEFGYRQADAVLAVARKSGLTAAIGDEGHILKDLGGQNRILLLLRSQN, via the coding sequence ATGCGTTTGGATCAGATGATCGCGGAAATGTCCAAGGCTCTGGCAGAAGAGGGCATTGATACGGCGCGCCTCGATGCGCGACTGTTGGCCTGTCATGGGCTGGGCCTGTCTGAAACTGATGCTATCTTGCAATTTGACCGGATGCTGCAGACCGATGAAATCGCCCTGTTGGACGGGCTTTTGAAGCGGCGGCTTACACGGGAGCCAATCGCGCATATTCTGGGCTATAGGGAATTCTGGGGGCTGCCTTTCAATGTGACGCCAGACACTCTGGTGCCGCGGCCTGATAGCGAAACCCTCGTGGCGGGGGTGCTTGATGCCGTGGAATGCAAAAAGGCTCCACTCTCGATTGTCGATATCGGCACAGGCACTGGCTGTCTATTGCTCTCGCTTCTGTCTGAATTGCCCAATGCCTATGGTATCGGTTCGGATATTAGCCCGGCGGCTCTCAAGGTGGCACGGCAAAATGCTCAGGACCTTGCCCTCTCTCAGAGAAGCGCATTTCTTTGCGCCAGCTATGGTGATGCGTTTGCCGGGGGCATGGATATTCTGATTTCCAATCCGCCCTATCTGGCTGCCGATGAAATGGATGATATCGAAAAAGACGTTGCCGCTTATGATCCCACCAACGCGCTGGTTTCGGGCGAAACGGGGCTTGAAGCTTATGAAGCACTTTTTTCAACCATTGCAACATGGCATGAGAAGCCGTCTATTATGGCGTTCGAGTTCGGTTATCGGCAGGCTGATGCTGTGCTTGCTGTTGCCCGGAAAAGCGGTTTGACTGCCGCAATTGGCGATGAGGGCCATATTTTGAAGGATCTCGGGGGGCAAAACCGAATTTTATTGCTGCTACGTAGCCAAAATTAG
- a CDS encoding carbon-nitrogen hydrolase family protein — protein MTSFRAACVQLRSGRDPEHNLDDAERLIREARRDGAEYIQTPEQTATMEMNRKAMMAVLSSEDDDEGLKRMQALAEELDIWLHIGSMSFLVKTCDDVKAVNRSLLISPAGRIAARYDKIHMFDVDLENGESYRESASFVPGEKAVSAILPWGTLGLSICYDLRFPYLYRALCKQMGANILAIPAAFTKRTGQAHWQVLMRARAIENGAFVIAAAQGGKHENGRKTYGHSIIVDPWGTVLAEAQDEPCFIAADIDMTRVDACRKAIPSLQHDRAFEI, from the coding sequence ATGACGTCCTTTCGCGCTGCTTGTGTTCAACTGCGTTCCGGTCGCGATCCGGAGCATAATCTTGATGACGCCGAACGACTGATCCGTGAAGCGCGTCGTGATGGGGCTGAGTATATCCAGACGCCCGAACAGACTGCGACCATGGAGATGAATCGCAAGGCGATGATGGCTGTCCTCTCTTCCGAGGATGATGATGAAGGCCTCAAGCGGATGCAGGCATTGGCCGAAGAGCTGGATATCTGGCTGCATATTGGCTCCATGTCCTTTCTGGTCAAAACCTGCGATGACGTGAAAGCGGTCAATCGCAGCCTGCTGATCTCTCCTGCCGGACGGATTGCTGCGCGCTATGACAAGATCCATATGTTTGATGTGGATCTGGAGAATGGTGAAAGCTATCGTGAATCTGCCAGTTTCGTTCCGGGCGAAAAGGCTGTCAGTGCCATTCTGCCGTGGGGTACACTGGGTTTGTCGATCTGCTACGATTTGCGTTTCCCCTATCTCTATCGGGCTTTGTGCAAGCAGATGGGTGCCAATATTCTGGCTATTCCTGCAGCCTTCACCAAGCGCACCGGTCAGGCCCACTGGCAGGTGCTGATGCGGGCAAGAGCCATAGAAAATGGAGCCTTCGTCATTGCTGCCGCTCAAGGGGGCAAGCATGAGAATGGCCGCAAGACCTATGGGCATTCCATTATCGTGGATCCTTGGGGAACCGTGCTGGCAGAAGCGCAGGATGAACCCTGTTTCATCGCAGCCGATATAGACATGACGCGGGTGGATGCCTGCCGCAAGGCGATCCCGTCGTTGCAGCACGACCGTGCTTTTGAAATCTGA
- a CDS encoding DUF1178 family protein has product MIKYSLRCEHDHVFEGWFRNSDDCEMQTRNGHVECPYCASTKISKSLMAPRVTGTRTQDSLSRSTEGQDATGAAPSPSLPQPAAANAVAPQAGTAVAAPQEGVDPQQVQKMLRAFREHVVKNADYVGDKFAEEARKMHFKETEERGIYGEASADEVKSLAEDGIDCLPMPVLPEDQN; this is encoded by the coding sequence TTGATTAAGTATTCGCTGCGCTGCGAGCATGATCATGTATTTGAAGGCTGGTTTCGCAATAGTGATGATTGCGAGATGCAGACCCGGAATGGCCATGTTGAATGTCCCTATTGTGCATCGACGAAAATCTCCAAGTCCCTTATGGCTCCGCGCGTCACCGGGACACGCACGCAAGATAGCTTAAGCCGCTCAACCGAAGGGCAGGACGCAACAGGGGCAGCGCCTTCGCCCTCTTTGCCGCAACCGGCTGCCGCCAATGCTGTCGCGCCTCAGGCTGGGACTGCCGTGGCCGCGCCGCAGGAGGGCGTTGACCCCCAACAGGTTCAGAAGATGCTGCGCGCCTTTCGTGAACATGTGGTCAAGAATGCCGATTATGTCGGCGACAAATTTGCTGAAGAAGCCCGCAAGATGCATTTCAAGGAAACCGAAGAACGGGGCATCTATGGCGAGGCAAGCGCGGATGAGGTCAAATCGCTCGCTGAAGACGGGATTGATTGCCTGCCGATGCCGGTTCTACCCGAAGACCAGAACTGA
- a CDS encoding methyl-accepting chemotaxis protein, which yields MNLHSIRVRIVAFTAVCVIGSTGTIVGYNLWSASKSADYVATNVGELLDHNSQASLSNLAAAQAGVIKSEVETAFSTARGMAKALETIAMPENSGGSPTEVRRTQLNGLLHRSLNDNPRFNGTYSAWEPNALDGLDAIYKSDTAMGSDATGRALPYWTRDGSGKVAVQPLVEYDSSDKHPNGLVKGGWFLNPQRTGNENILAPLPYIVQGKSVYLATMSVPIMVDGKFAGVAGADFELSFVQELANKVDKSIYDGSGSVRIVTNEGLIVASSLDPKSIGGKFSFDQENGAAEKKVLSEGASKIFVDEKDDSLRVFSPISLGRTDQSWSVVIDVPRSVVMAESIAMGQAMDKRNNNALFWQLAVALVVALVAMIAMAWVAHNISAPIVKMANILRRIASGDTVDRVDGADRKDEIGEIAQASEVLRTGLQEAEKLRNEAASREEEERKLLDRRAKLAQDFVSRMQALSTGIASSSSEVATAAQDLSETARETTRQSQSVAVAADQASANVQTVASATEEMSASVRVVNDQVFHSAEIADKANAEADAANERIQSLAAAAAAIGDVIELINGIAAQTNLLALNATIEAARAGEAGKGFAVVAAEVKELASQTAKATEEIGLKVSEIQQATDGTVRSVGEIAQVIASIKETASQITIAVDEQGAATAEIASNCQQAATGTDEVTKNISGVNIAAQQTGTASTKLQDLSKGLSVQAGDLSNIVEKFVEDFAAA from the coding sequence ATGAACCTCCATTCCATTCGCGTCCGCATCGTCGCTTTCACAGCCGTTTGTGTCATTGGTTCCACCGGCACAATTGTTGGATATAATCTTTGGTCGGCAAGCAAAAGCGCCGACTATGTGGCCACCAACGTGGGAGAGCTGCTGGATCACAACAGCCAAGCCTCGCTTTCCAATCTGGCCGCAGCTCAAGCCGGTGTCATCAAATCCGAAGTGGAAACCGCCTTTTCGACCGCTCGCGGCATGGCCAAGGCGCTCGAGACCATTGCAATGCCGGAAAATAGCGGTGGCTCTCCAACCGAAGTTCGGCGCACCCAGCTGAACGGATTGCTCCATCGCTCCCTGAATGACAATCCCCGCTTCAACGGCACCTATAGCGCCTGGGAGCCAAATGCCCTGGATGGTCTGGATGCCATTTACAAATCCGACACAGCCATGGGATCGGATGCAACAGGCCGCGCCCTGCCCTATTGGACACGCGATGGCAGCGGCAAAGTTGCCGTCCAGCCCCTCGTGGAATATGACAGCTCGGACAAACACCCCAATGGTCTTGTCAAAGGGGGATGGTTCCTCAACCCGCAACGCACCGGAAATGAAAATATCCTTGCGCCACTGCCTTACATCGTTCAGGGAAAATCCGTCTATCTGGCAACCATGTCTGTCCCGATCATGGTCGATGGCAAATTTGCCGGTGTCGCTGGTGCCGACTTTGAACTCTCCTTCGTCCAGGAATTGGCCAACAAGGTCGACAAAAGCATCTATGATGGCAGCGGATCGGTGCGCATCGTAACCAACGAAGGCCTGATTGTCGCCTCAAGTCTTGACCCCAAAAGCATCGGCGGCAAATTCTCATTTGATCAGGAGAATGGCGCAGCAGAAAAGAAAGTGCTGAGCGAAGGCGCCTCGAAGATTTTCGTTGATGAAAAGGACGATTCCCTACGCGTCTTCTCTCCAATCTCCCTTGGTCGCACAGACCAGAGCTGGTCAGTGGTCATCGATGTGCCCCGCTCGGTCGTAATGGCCGAATCCATCGCCATGGGTCAGGCCATGGACAAACGCAACAACAATGCTCTCTTCTGGCAGCTGGCCGTGGCTCTCGTCGTAGCGCTGGTCGCCATGATTGCCATGGCATGGGTCGCACACAATATCTCTGCCCCGATCGTCAAGATGGCCAACATCCTTCGCCGCATTGCATCCGGAGACACGGTTGACCGCGTCGATGGAGCTGACCGCAAGGACGAGATCGGCGAAATCGCGCAAGCCTCGGAAGTCTTGCGCACAGGTCTTCAGGAAGCTGAAAAACTGCGCAATGAAGCAGCCAGCCGCGAAGAAGAAGAACGCAAACTGCTGGACCGCCGCGCCAAGCTGGCACAGGACTTTGTTTCCCGCATGCAAGCTCTCTCCACCGGCATTGCATCTTCGTCCAGCGAAGTCGCCACCGCCGCACAGGATCTATCAGAAACCGCAAGAGAGACGACCAGACAGTCCCAGTCGGTTGCCGTGGCGGCAGATCAGGCCTCGGCCAACGTTCAGACCGTGGCCAGCGCCACTGAGGAAATGTCAGCCTCCGTGCGCGTCGTCAACGATCAGGTCTTTCACTCTGCCGAGATCGCCGACAAGGCCAACGCCGAAGCAGACGCAGCCAACGAGCGCATCCAGTCTCTGGCAGCAGCAGCCGCAGCCATTGGCGACGTCATTGAACTGATTAATGGCATCGCGGCCCAAACCAACCTGTTGGCCCTCAACGCGACCATCGAGGCAGCCCGAGCCGGTGAAGCAGGCAAAGGCTTTGCGGTCGTCGCCGCCGAGGTCAAGGAACTGGCATCCCAGACAGCCAAGGCCACCGAGGAAATCGGCCTGAAAGTGTCTGAAATCCAGCAAGCCACAGACGGCACCGTTCGCTCTGTTGGTGAAATCGCGCAAGTCATTGCAAGCATCAAGGAAACAGCCTCACAAATCACGATTGCGGTCGATGAACAGGGAGCGGCCACCGCCGAGATTGCAAGCAACTGTCAGCAGGCAGCAACCGGCACCGATGAGGTGACCAAAAATATCAGCGGCGTCAACATCGCCGCCCAGCAGACCGGCACCGCATCCACCAAGCTGCAAGATCTCTCCAAGGGCCTGTCAGTGCAAGCTGGCGATCTCAGCAATATCGTTGAGAAATTCGTCGAAGATTTTGCCGCCGCATAA